A window of Glycine soja cultivar W05 chromosome 2, ASM419377v2, whole genome shotgun sequence genomic DNA:
agtactcatacaggctctctccactgagttgtctaatacctgagatatccttcctgatggctgtggtcctggaagcagggaaatttttttctaagaatactctcttaaggtcatcccagctcgtgatggaccttggagcaaggtaatacagccagtcctttgccattccctctaatgaatgaggaaaagccttccgaaatatgtgatcctcttggacatcttggggtttcatggtggagcagacaatgtgaaattctttcaaatgtttgtgcgggtcttcacctgcaaggccatgaaactttggaagcaaatgaatcagtctagttttaagaacatatgggacatcctcatcagggtattggatgcacaagctttcataggtgaaatcaggtgcagccatttcccttagagtcctctcacgaggtggaggttgtgccatgttctcagaatgtgcaaaatcagaatgctcagaatcaaaatgctcaaaattataatgctcaagatcaggatgttcaaaatcaccaataacagaatgcacagattcaccagttatggaatgctcagaatgatcaaaaggtataaaatgatgcctaactaatctatgaaatgtcctatctatctcaggatcaaagggttgtaagtcagatggattgcctctagtcatacactacattcagcatgcacacaactagttgccttgtcatgtaaataaaggtgtaggtttgaactacaactaccctcaaatgatatccaaatgacttgaaattttgtgagcaaccttataaaatgatgagaagatagcacaaaaaatttcaaacaaaaattcaaagtctaactatgaaagctaaaattggtaggttaagaaaaataagtgaataaaacttgaaaaataaaaaacttttgacagaatcgcttttttttttttacgatggagacctcagctgGCCATAGGCCGGCTGCCacagcgtaggaaatttttttctaccccaaatgcatatataataattgcgattctgataaccggagcaaaagttatggccgtttgaagttttgacaaacacaaaatttgctagttttttggaactttcaaatctgaccaaaaataaggctctagctatttttccgacaaaatatggattaaaagaagttaccacaaaaaaattcagccaaaaataacaaccctagctaccaaaacaaaaaatctcaaataattcagcatgggtggtcgctaaaatccgtctctaattgatttctactactactctgtttttgccgcaagcacaatcttcatAGCAAAACAcacaagactgaaacaggggaaacacTTAATggaaaaactgaaacagaacacaccttaaacaaaataccaggacactaaacaacactaacacacatactaacacaatactaacaattaaacataaaacacgaaaggattaaacacacaacactagctagctattatcaacctttggacactgctccccagcaacggcaccaaatttggtcgaggccgtacccgaatcaaataaacatgaaaatgcagtaactaggaagtgatcctaggtcgtttcccaacgagcagtgacaagccaaatgttcataatatacttgcagtaacagtaacgatggggggttttggttgtttggtaattaaagagcaaaacaaataaaatggaatacgaaactactaatattaaaaacgggttgtttcctctgattcagaagccgctctcttatcctgggttatggagaattcgtccctaacagtcaaccacttaatccaaccctatttcaatttactaagcgaaaatcaacttagggttttcaatacgtgattaggcaccacatacaccagttagcccttcgtccattaagcatgaacgcaagttaggctcagaggcaattaatcgaacacgaagcatgcactgattaatattcacgaaattgggataattggtgaagggaaaactgccaggaaaccacattacaaacgaaacctcaaagagagttgggcttcgtcctcaaaaggaaacaacaccagaaaatctagccttccatggattcaaacagaaaacgcaaatgaaacatgaagcagaaacataaatgaacagaaatgtaaatgaaagtagaagaagaagcaagaatgaactcgtaattagaagcagaaaacggaaatttgcattaagaacgaaaactgtaacaagggaacagaaaaacgtgaaaacctaaaaccaaagctctgaataatgaaaatagcatagcagaatagaatgccctgtacgaatcccaaggcatctatttaaaaagagtcactcaaagtcactgggccctattacaatactctggcccaaaacgaaataaacactgaacaacataaaataaaattgcaaaatttcctaattagaaattaactaaggtaagcgctgctttatttgccctcttcaagtccacaaccaaaatccggattaagcccaatgtttcattaattcctgaaattagattaaaaatatcaaattagctaaatgagcccaaataataaaactgcctaattaattgacaattaagaccaatcaataattaaaatggtgcaaaaagggtttagaaaatagaagaaaatgatggcacatcacctaCCCTTATATCATACACAAGAAAAGCTTAATTTGaccaaaaattgataaataagaaattaataaagttatttttttcttataaaatggtTGGTGGAGTTGTTAGCATCATTTTCTAGGGAGTCTTTTTGCCTTTCCATATATAGCAGGATTAGATTATGTTCacatctctctctttttttttttacattttcaaagggAATATCCTATCTTATATATTGGAAATCATATATCCTCTGTTtagttgtattttctttttcctccctagcaatattttatatttaatcttttaaaaggtGAAGACATTCAATTTCTGTCTTGGATTATCTAAATATCTAAGAGGCTTTGGCACATTGCTTGGACTTAATAATGGAGTTTGTGGGTTTATGCTTTATGGCATGAAGTGTAGCATAACCAAAATGTTTTCACCTTCCGAAGGGTTCATATGTAGGGGCATTGTCATTTGGCTAAATTGGTTGTTCATTAGATTTTACATGACCCTTTTGTGTATATTGAGCTACCTTTATAGGCAACAATTGTGTTAAAATGTCATAGGACCTGATAGTTTGAAGGAGACTTGTTTTCTTTAGGGCTTGTAGTCTTGTTCATGTTTGTTCAGTATGCccattgaatttattttatattagtatTTCTATAACAGTGGCAGAGAAGAATGGTAAAATTATGACAAATTCTTATGATTAGGCATTTAGGTGCCTGATAATCGAAATGGTACTACttcagtttttttcttttttatttcattattaccATGTTCCCATGGTGGTTATGCCTTAGATTGATGGTGATCATGTGTTAAACTATGACTTCTTCTTATTAATTTGGGATGTGTTTAATTTTGGGTTTTCTTAATATACTTTTTAGCATAGTGTGGGTGATTGGGCATATTGGCTTCAAAAGCCAACAACCATGAACCTTGCACCCATCATTTGGTGTTCTATATTTCTAAGTTccatttttccttattttttcagTTTGGCAAGAGCTTGAGGAAGCAAACCAAGAGTTCTTTAAAGGTTATTATGCAAACATGGCATGGAAGCATAAAATGCTTCTACTCAACATATTTTTGGAAGAACAGAGGCAAATAATGGGCTTAACTTCAAGTGTACCACTCTCTACCTTTGATGGTTCACACAACCCTACACTTTCATCACAAGCCAACTCTAACATGGGCTTAACTACAATTCCATCATCATTCCCTACCTTTGATGGGTTACATAACCCTGCAATTTTATCACAACCTAACTCTATTTTTTACGGGGTCACATAACCTTGCAGTTTCATCACATCCCAACTCTAATAGGAGCTTAACTGCATTTGCATCACccgttacctttgatgaattaCATAACcctcactacaagaaaaataaccTATGCCTACGGACACTTTTTTGCTACAGACATAAATTAGTGTAGGTAGATCTCAAAAATACTTTTACCTACAACTAACtaatgtaggtaaaactcaatCACTTGTACCAACCATTATTTGGTGTAggcaaattcattaaaattaaaaaaaatacttctaccTACAACTATGTTgtgtaggtaaaactccaaAAAAATTGTGGTAAAACTCAAAAGAATTACTACCTACAAAAGCACAGTGTaggcaaaattttaaaaaacttatacctACACACTACAAGAATAATGACATATACCTACGAAAATTTTTGCCTACACATATAACTTATCATAAGTAAAAgtcaaaaaatacttatacctACACTTGTTTGTTTGTTATAGGTAAAGTTCAGAGATTTTTACCTACTATTATTGATTTGATGTAGGTAGAACCTAAAATAACTTCTACTTACAAATGTCCAGTGTTGtaagaatttcaaaaaacatataCCTACGATTACTTGATTACTTGTTGCTGATCAAATCCTATAAAACTTGTACCTTCGGTTTATTGAtgtagataaaatttaaaaagtttctaCCCACAAATACAtgtgatcgaggccatacccgaatcaaataaacatgaaaatgcagtaactaggaagtgatcctaggtcgtttcccaacgagcagtgacaaaccaaatgttcataatatacttgcagtaaccgtaacgattgggggggtttgtttgttttgtgattaaagagcagaacaagtaaactggaatacgaaactactaatattaaaaacgggttgtttcctctgattcagaagccattctcttatcctgggttggagaattcgtccctaacagtcaaccacttaatccaaccctatttcaatttactaagcgaaaatcaacttaggattttcaatacgtgattaggcaccacattcaccagttagcccttcgtccattaagcatgaacgcaagttaggctcagaggcaattaatcgaacacgaagcgtgcactgattaatattcacgaatttgggatactggtgaagggagaactgccaggaaaccacattacaagcgaaacctcaaagagagttgggcttcgtcctcaaaaggaaacaacaccagaaaatctagccttccatggattcaaacagaaaacgcaattgaaacatgaagcagaaacgtaaatgaacggaaacgtaaatgaacagaaacgtaaacgaacagaaatgtaaaatggaacagaaacgtaaatgagagtagaagaagaagcaagaacgaaattgtaattagaagcagaaaatgtaaaattgcattacgaactcagaagcatcaaaacagaaaaatgaaaaccctaaaacaaagctctgaataatgaatagcataacagaatagaatgccctgcacgaatcccaaggcagctatttaaaagagtcactcaaagtcactaggccctattacaatactctggcccaaaacgaaataaacactgaacaacataaaataaaattgcgaaatttcctaattaaaaattaactacggtaagcgctgctttatttgccctcttcaagtccacaaccaaaatccggattaagcccaatgtttcattaattcctgaaattagattaaaaacatcaaattagctaaatgagcccaaataataaaactgcctaattaattgacaattaagaccaatcaataattaaaatggtgcaaaaagggtttagaaaatagaagaaaatgatggcacatcaacaTGCAAGTAAAAtcccataaaaaatacaaagaaaataaaaagataattaagaaGTTATACCAGAAGAAAGTTGAATTTAGAGAGACTGATAATGATAATGTATATTCATTTcaagataaaaagataattaagaagttataaaagataaaaaaataaaaaaataacatataaagaaaaatatagattACTTATAAGATTACCATCTTCCTTCTCATCCTCTCTCTTGATTGGCTTTCTTTGTTTGCTTTCCTTTCCCTAAACTTAATCGAATCTAAGTTATCACCACACACACAAGCCTAGCTCCTCATCATACCTAtgtttttctcttccctctatCGTTCGTCTGTTCCTTCATTCACTCTCGGCGCCACGCGTGCTAAGAATCGTCTATTCAAGAATGGGCAGCGAGGGCGTGCCGTCGATGGTGGTGGAGGTCATGTTGGTGGCCGCCGTCGAGCTCACTGACGCCTCCAGCTGGTGGCACGAAATCGATGACTCTCCAGCGTGGCAGGATTGTATTTCCTACACTCTCGTCGTACTCTACGGTATCGTGGCCGCCGTAGCTTTGGTATCGCTGCGTCGCGTACTCTTTCAATTCCAAATTagggttttatttttgtttattcgattttcttttataatttttttattttgattgaactTTAGGTTCAACTGGCTTGGATACAATTGAGAGTGGTCTTTCACCTTATCAATATTTTGGTGAGGGGTTTGTATCGTTCAAACCTtttgttattttactttttaaaattatttgtgtagTAACTGCTTAATAATGTGATGTTTTGTTCAGGGATTGTGCactctttttaattttgcagTTCGGTATGTAGTTTTTATCTTCTATCAGAACGTGCAGAGGTTAAAGCTAGAGGTATTGGAGTATAGGGAATAGAATGTAACATTTAATATGagtaattttttcttaacataagattagttgtttattattttctaattacagAATGTGGTTAGACTCACACTTATACTCACTCACTGCGTTTGCTTGTGTTTGTAGATTGTTCAACACATCTTGCTTGACATGTCGAGTCTTGCTTTCTTTACAACATATGCACTTTTGGTCCTGTTCTAGGCTGAGATTTATTACCAGGCTAGTTTGATTTGTGGTGCATTTGCTTCTACATGGTTGGTTTGCCTcctatgatttttttcttccatggCAGTGTGTTTTGCTGATTGGTTTTGATGGGCTAATTACCACCTCGGTGTTAAATGCTTTTGCAAGCACATGTTGTATCAACTAATGGGTTGAAACCAAGTTTCTATACGATTAATATTGTGGTTTATGTTGTTCAGGTGAAAATTCTACTGTTTACAAAGTTTATGTATGTGATCAACTATTGAATGATGTTTGACTTTGGTTGTGATTCACTATATGGTGGCTAGAAGGAAAATTTTGTGTGATATCCAATAATAGGATATAGTAGTATAGTTGTACAACTAGGTTATGGTTGTAGAGATATGAAGGAATAGGgaatagataataatattggTTTCTAAATTCTAAGTGAGCAATATGCAAGCATTTAATAATAACAAACTAGATtcaaattttttctattttacctTGAAACATCAAACTGAAttattttgcttcctctatgTTGGCATCCTAGATTTGTTAACATGCTTGTTTACATTGACAAGTGACTCCCACCCTCATAGCTTCCTTTGATTCCTCTGCCTTCTCTATGTAGAAGTGAATCAAGCTAGGCCTAGCTGAAGCATAGCTCAATTAGGCAGTTCGTTAGACTATATTCTCTCCTAAGTCTGATCAGGTGCATTGCAATAGGGTTCTCTTTGTGTGCAGCCATTGGCTTTCTTCTCTATGGTGGAAGGTAATTGTTGTATTCATATCCAACTCCCTTTGATGCATGAAACTATTGCATTAAGCTACAAGATGTCACCCATTAAGTCAAACTCAGCAGTATAGACTGATCTTTACCACGTTTGAAATCTTTTTTACAAATGAATTATTTTCAATTCCAAGATAGTTCCTTTGTATCTTGATTACCGCTTTCAATATTTGGGATCTAGTCTTCTCTCTGAAATTTCGGGTTTTGTGAGGTGGTAGGATATATGATTGTAACTAGAATATCCATGAAGAAGGATAAAGGGATAACAATTACGGCCTTTGAGAGTCATAATTTTGAGATGACATAATGTTTGTCATATGATGTATTATTATGATCTTTAATTGTCCTAGAGCTGATTTAATGGCAATGCCACACCTATGAAAATGCATGCATTCCAGACCAATGAACTGAAGAAGTACACTAAAGTATTGTATATGCTTTACTCTACCACTAAATATTGGCCTCTTTACTTTTGCCAaaacctttaaaataaaatggcaGGAATTAGTGTTCCAAAAGGATTGTTCCAAGGGATAGTAGCTACCTTGAGGCCAACAAATTTGTAGCAAATCATTTTTGTTGATGTCTTATTAAGCACCATAGCTGAAAGTAAATATTTGTAGAGCTTTAGATTTCCAAACGGGTTTGTTGATAAGGAAGAATTGACTTTTGGGaaaaaaaggaatttacaagaaaaCATGCTAGAAGAGTGAAGAATCCAGCTTTGTTTGTGAAACCGAGCGTACATAAAATAGATCTCGTAAATTGCAAATGTTTATTATTAGTACTATAATACATACTATCGTAGACGTAGATTCGTAATGTCCTTTTATGTATACTTgtgtatattatataaaaaaatcatagtaaAAATCAACAGTAAAATACTGTGTAACTTGAGAGTTAAgatgtgtttgtgtttttttattatttatttattctaattttaaaattaaattttctggCTTCTATGCACGAAAGGTTGGAAGAGTTAAGTTGGCTCTGGTTTCTAAAGAACCAATGCACGTGTGTCTATATCTTTGTAATAGAAAAAGTGAGGTTTCAAGAGATGTTTATTTTGTCTAGATTACATttatatattacataaaataattcttatcaaattcaaattgaaatggattataatggaaaataaaattatttaaaattattgattaaattaaaagaatctCGTATAATTAATTCACGCTTTCATTGTGATTTCAAGAGAAATGTGATGGTGGTGTTGTTATGGGACAAGTATGGTTGATACTTGATAGGAATGAATCGGTGGTCGCGCCAGCAAATGAGAATATAGTTGTTTTGCTTGCTAGGAGATTGTGCATGAGATTATTTTAATCGACACAAAAAATTTAACTTGGTAGGTAGTAGGATTAGAAAGGAATTGagctttcaatttcaatgagttGGACCAGCTTTGTTTGTGACATAAATgggtttcattttcttttgtgcCTACCTGCCTTATTTAGTCCACGATTTTAAAGGCTAGCCTGTGGaccaagaataaaaaataaaatgtaaaaactaataataagtaaactaaaaatttgaaaattttataacttatatttttatttttaattgattaaatttcaaTACACATTAAATATATCAATGAAACACAAGTCTGTTTAGTGGGTGTggtaaaagaaaaatggaaaaagaatgttATGTAGGACAACTCTGTTTAGTTGGAAGTGTCAATGAGAAAAATATtggaacaaaaattaaaaaagaaaaaatagaaaatagaaaaaaattagaggacTAAAGTCGGATGAGAAAACTTTTTTGTCATAGAGCCCATTTCAGTTGGTTTACTCCAAAACTTT
This region includes:
- the LOC114391272 gene encoding tobamovirus multiplication protein 3-like isoform X2 → MGSEGVPSMVVEVMLVAAVELTDASSWWHEIDDSPAWQDCISYTLVVLYGIVAAVALVQLAWIQLRVVFHLINILGLCTLFNFAVRYVVFIFYQNVQRLKLEIVQHILLDMSSLAFFTTYALLVLF